In Triticum urartu cultivar G1812 chromosome 6, Tu2.1, whole genome shotgun sequence, the following proteins share a genomic window:
- the LOC125516351 gene encoding agamous-like MADS-box protein AGL80, with protein sequence MARKKVALRYIRNDLTRLNTLKKRTKNLMKKAGEVATLCNAKACVLVYGEGAMVPEVFPSHAEAMAILSRFKSMPEVPQLKKKMDQETILSRRLIQLPHQVEKIRCEREDREARILLHKAMVSGHLPRNTEELTTMAWKLELILKSLRERITKITGHPPVYQAQAPYVTGGMDMGSPMYQALR encoded by the coding sequence ATGGCTCGCAAGAAGGTGGCCCTCCGGTATATCCGCAATGACTTGACGCGGCTCAATACCTTGAAGAAGCGTACCAAGAACCTGATGAAGAAGGCCGGTGAGGTGGCCACCTTGTGCAACGCCAAGGCCTGCGTGCTGGTGTATGGTGAGGGCGCAATGGTGCCAGAGGTGTTCCCATCCCATGCCGAGGCGATGGCTATCCTAAGTCGGTTCAAGAGCATGCCAGAGGTGCCACAGCtaaagaagaagatggaccaggAGACCATTCTTAGCCGGCGCCTCATACAACTCCCACATCAGGTAGAGAAGATTAGGTGCGAGCGTGAGGACCGTGAGGCCAGGATTCTCTTGCACAAGGCCATGGTCAGTGGACACCTCCCACGAAACACCGAGGAGCTCACAACCATGGCCTGGAAGTTAGAGTTAATCCTTAAGAGCCTGAGGGAGCGCATCACGAAAATAACTGGGCACCCGCCAGTCTACCAAGCCCAGGCGCCATATGTCACCGGCGGCATGGACATGGGGTCTCCGATGTATCAGGCATTGCGATAG